In the genome of Deltaproteobacteria bacterium, the window ACGTGAGAAGTCTCGAGACAGGATCGATCCCGTCCACCTCCGTGATCGCATTCTCCCTTGCCTGCCTCAACAGGAAGATTCCTGCCAACCTCACCCCTCTGGGAGACGCGAATCTGGCATCCCCGTGCCAGGGGGTGCCGTAGATCCAGAACTGTCCTGCTCTCTTACGAAGGATGATGCGATCGTCGCTCAGTATTTCCGCTCCTCCTCTCTCCTTCCACAACCGGCCCAAGGTAGTCTTTCCGGCACCTGATTGCCCAACAAAGAGAAGCCCTTTCCCGCGTATGACAACGCCGCAGGCATGAATGATCAGCCCCCTACCGTGGGCGAGGCTGTTCGCCACCAACAGCTCTATGGTCGGGCCGTGAAAAGGGTCGGTGTCGGTCGGACAGGGTGCACTGAAATAGAGGCCTGCCCTCTCATCGGACCAGAGGGCAAGGGTTCTTTCGAGACCTGGAAACATGGGGTTGTCAAAGATCCTTATGACCGGCACCCCATTCCTGCGGTAGAGCGTCCACATGGGGGGACAGTCAAAAACCTTTTCTCCGAGAGAAAAGAGCGGCCTTTTTCGATACAGTCGAAGGGTGATGTCGGCCTCTTCACGAGCAGGACAAGATCCCTCCCCAAGCAAAACGAAGGAGCGATAGGTTGAAGGGAGGTCCCAGATGGCCTGCTGACTTTCCCCTTCGATTGAGACAGAGATACCGGCGATTCTGAGTCGGCAGGTTCTTGACATCGATCCCACACCGGAACGTTTGAATTCCGGGCGACAGCCCGCCTGTAGGATTCAGGACCCAAGGGCGGAACAGGGTGACCCGCCCCCGCAATCAGTAGGAACCGCAGGACCGAATGCTACGCCTGTGCTCTTGCAGCTGACGCCCAGAACGGCGGTACTGGGATCCAGGGCCACTCTTGTAACCTCGGGCTTCTCGTACTTCTTCTTCTCTCTCTTCTCCATCGATCTCTCCCCTTCTTTCCCTCACTCCCATCTCCTCCAGCTCCTGTCATTCCATGTCCCCTCTCCCTACCCTGTCATTCTGAGCTACGCCAAGGCGGGGCGAAGAATCCCGGCTCGGACAACCTATTACTCCCACTGAGCAGCCAGTGGGAATCCGAAAACCCAATGAGATCCTGCCCCTCAACCGTAGAGGCAGCTCTTCCGATTCCATAGGCCTCTGCCCTCAGGTGGGTGACCCGGCACAGATACTCGACAGGGGTCTCCAGATCTCCGTGTTCGAGCTGTGACCATCCGGGGCACTGGTCACAAAAGGAAATGAGGCGGCAATGCTGGCATTTGCTCTCCCCCACGAACCTCTTCTGCCTGAGGCGGGGCAAAAACTCGTTCCAGCCCTCCCCGAAAGACCCCTGCCCGAGATCATACCATGGAGTTCTGACCATATTGCAGATCATGAGGTGCCCATAGGGATCGATGTGGAAGCTGTTCATGCCCGCACCACACCGGAACAGCCGTTTCGGATTTACTTCCATCTCCCGGGTTCTCTGGTAGAGGCGGACAAACTCGGGACCTCTTGCGGGGTCGCTCAGGTCCAGTTGCACAACTTCACGCGGGGGTATTCTCAGCGGGGCCATGTCCCTTGACCCGTCTATCCTCCCGTTGATGAGGGCGTCGAACCGAAACTCGAGCCCGAGTTCTTCCACGAATCTCTTTATGTCCGCAAACTCGTGGCTGTTCAGTGTGGTGATCACGGTCTTGAGCTTGAGCGGAAGATTCCGCCCCAACAGAAGATCAATCCCCTTCATGCACCTGCTGTAGGAACCCGGAGACCGAGTCACATTCTCGTAGGTTCTCTCCGTCGCCCCATACACGGTGATCTCTATCGATCGGGGAGGGAATTCTTTGAAGAGGTCGGCCACACGGGGGGTTATCAGAGTCCCGTTGGTGAATACGGTAATCAGAAACCCCTTCTTCTTGGCATACAGATAGATGTCCGCAAAATCTTCCCTGACCAGGGGCTCTCCTCCTGTCAGGAGCAGTGACAGGCAGCCTGCTTCTGCAAGATCATCCAGGATACGGGTGATCTCTGTGTACGCCAGTTCCCTCTCCCTCTCCTTGTTGTCATCGATGTCCTTGTTGACGTAGCAGTGGACGCACCGGTTGTTGCACCGAAAGGTCGGTTCCAGAGTCCCGGACAGGGGTGTTCTCCTGCCGCCATTCTTTTGGACCAGACTGGAGGCAAAATCCTCGATATTGATTTCACGAATGCATGAATCTTTCACGACCGGCTTCTTGCCAGATGTTCTTGTCGGCAACAGTAAAGCCAAACTCCGAAGCGCCCACGCCAGGAAACCTGACCATAGTCAGCCGTGACCGCGCCGGGCCCTTTCAGAGACAGCATCTATCTCCTTCAACTGCCCCAGGAATTCACACAAATCACGCTCTGTTTCTTCGGGTGACACCTCGAACTCTTCCAGAATCATGTTCCTGATATCAAGCAATGGCCTTTCACCATCGAGGTTCTCCCACACAAAGGCCCCTGTCTCGTTCAGGGTGTAGATGCACTCCATGTCTCCCACTTTGTGCCTGATGGGTACCAGGATGGCCTCATCGTTTATCTTCCTGAAGACGAAATCCTCATTCCTTTTGTAACGCTTTTCCAGGTCATCCATACTGCATCCTCTCCACCACACTCTCCCCGGTCCAGGGCGAACTCTGCAGGGGTAGGGAGTGCAATAACCGTACCAGGAGATTTCGCTCGGGTATCGGCCATTGCTCGGGATTTGCAGGGCTTGCCTGCCCCCACGACTCAGACCATCTGAATCCGCTGACAGGGTAGGGCCAACCGTCCTCTTTTGTTATTCTCAGCCCCCCATTCCCAATCTCGCCATTCTCAGCCCCGATTCCCGTTCTTGTCATTCCGAACCCCGCCTCCCCGATCTTGTCATTCTGAGCCCCGCCCTCCTGCCCTGTCATTCTTCACCCCGCCCGGGCATGGGACTCAGAGTTACAGGGAAAGTAATCATGGTGACAAGCGGGGGTGTTCGGAGTGACGATTCGGAGACAGGGTGGGATGGTCCCTCCTCCCTGTCATCCTGACGAGCCTCAGGCGACGAAGAATCTCAACCAGAACCGTATCTCTACAGCCGAACCGTTTACTTCGTTCAGGGTGACAAGTAGGAGTCTTCAGAACGACGAGAAACCAAAGGCCGACCGGACTCAATCCCAGGCAGAGCCGCCCTTTTCAGGGAGAATGCCCTCCGGTTACGGCGGTGATGAAGCACCCGCCACTGCTTCCTGATGAAGACGAAAGGTTCACCGTCCCGGTTCCCGCCGCGGCGCTGACCTCCACTGATCGGACACTCTCGTCGCCGGCGGTGTCGACGGATGTTACCACATAGTAGGCTCTTGTTCCCCCTTCCAGGGTCACGTCTGTAAACTCCTCTCCTGCAAGGAGAGAGTCGTTGATTTTGGTGTAAGGTCCTCCCGGGCCGAGACTACGGTAGAGGTTGTAGCCCTTTACGTCCTGGCCGTCGCAGTCTTTGGCTGCACTCCAGCTAACTTGGATCCCCCCGGACACACTCCGGGCCGAAAGCCCGGCCGGCCTTCTGGGTAAGGGGAGCTTAAGGTTTGTTGCGGGATCGCCAAAGAGGAGAAATGTCTCTGAAACATCCTCGTACTGGGAGCCATTGGCAAGGAGAGCCTGTTTGGCCGAGGCGACTGCCTGGCCCAGGGCGCGGACGTCGGTCCTGAAGACGGCATCAAAGAGAGCGCGATCGAGGATCCGCTGGCCCTCGGTCGTGGTCCTGCCTGTGGGCATGAGGGCAGCCACCGCTCCCCTGTCGCCCGGCCGCAAGACGGCCTCCACCAGGGAAGGCGACTGCCAGACTTCCGGGTAGACAAAGTCGCCGGCCTCGCAGCTCATGCTGACAAAGAAGGGGAACTTTCCATTGTTGCCGAGACCGTCTGCGTCCCCGTTGTCGAAGATATTCTCGCCAGCCCACTGCTGCCGGCCTGCGTGGCCGCTGTAGTTCACAACCAGGGTGCCCCCGGTTATCTCACCGATGATGGCGTCATTCAGCGCTCCTGGAGAGACATAATCCCCCAGATACGCCTTCAAGGGCGGATTCAAACCCCGGGGCATCAGGG includes:
- a CDS encoding radical SAM protein, which gives rise to MKDSCIREINIEDFASSLVQKNGGRRTPLSGTLEPTFRCNNRCVHCYVNKDIDDNKERERELAYTEITRILDDLAEAGCLSLLLTGGEPLVREDFADIYLYAKKKGFLITVFTNGTLITPRVADLFKEFPPRSIEITVYGATERTYENVTRSPGSYSRCMKGIDLLLGRNLPLKLKTVITTLNSHEFADIKRFVEELGLEFRFDALINGRIDGSRDMAPLRIPPREVVQLDLSDPARGPEFVRLYQRTREMEVNPKRLFRCGAGMNSFHIDPYGHLMICNMVRTPWYDLGQGSFGEGWNEFLPRLRQKRFVGESKCQHCRLISFCDQCPGWSQLEHGDLETPVEYLCRVTHLRAEAYGIGRAASTVEGQDLIGFSDSHWLLSGSNRLSEPGFFAPPWRSSE
- a CDS encoding PqqD family protein, producing MDDLEKRYKRNEDFVFRKINDEAILVPIRHKVGDMECIYTLNETGAFVWENLDGERPLLDIRNMILEEFEVSPEETERDLCEFLGQLKEIDAVSERARRGHG